From Methanococcus maripaludis, the proteins below share one genomic window:
- the ribK gene encoding CTP-dependent riboflavin kinase, with protein sequence MEIFGQVVSGLGEGRFFVGLTPYKNKFKELTGFTPYEGTLNVKLKHNFNLDEFNLIEFDGFEIDGKKYFGGKVILIKLFNKHENFVNCAIVAPKKTDHSKKTLEIIAPIQLRKFLLLKNSDVVKIVI encoded by the coding sequence TTGGAAATTTTTGGACAGGTTGTAAGCGGACTTGGAGAAGGTAGGTTTTTTGTTGGATTAACGCCTTACAAAAATAAATTTAAAGAATTAACTGGATTTACGCCATATGAAGGAACATTGAACGTAAAATTAAAGCATAATTTCAATTTAGATGAATTTAATCTTATAGAATTCGACGGATTTGAAATTGATGGGAAAAAATACTTTGGAGGAAAGGTAATTTTAATAAAACTATTCAATAAACACGAAAATTTTGTAAATTGCGCGATTGTTGCTCCAAAAAAGACCGATCATTCTAAAAAAACTTTAGAAATTATTGCACCCATTCAACTTCGAAAATTTTTATTATTGAAAAATTCAGATGTTGTAAAAATCGTAATTTAA
- the ribB gene encoding 3,4-dihydroxy-2-butanone-4-phosphate synthase, which translates to MTTDSKNARNSEVKIQGDEKISNVEKAIDALKSGKMVLLYDSDDREGETDMVVASEFITPEYIREMRKNAGGLICTCLHPDFCDKLGIPFMVDILDVAAEKYPVLKELYPNDIPYDEKSTFALYANHRTTFTGITDNDRALTVKKITELCSEERFKDFGKEFRCPGHVAFLRATKGLVKNRQGHTEMTVALAEMAGLTPITTICEMMGDNGKAMSKDLVKKYAEENDLVRINGQELIEYYLNKSSKE; encoded by the coding sequence GTGACTACAGATTCAAAAAATGCGAGAAACTCAGAAGTAAAAATACAGGGAGATGAAAAAATCAGCAACGTTGAAAAAGCAATTGATGCTCTAAAAAGCGGAAAAATGGTATTACTTTACGATAGCGACGATAGAGAAGGAGAAACAGACATGGTCGTTGCATCTGAATTCATTACTCCAGAATACATCAGAGAAATGAGGAAAAATGCAGGAGGATTAATCTGCACTTGCCTTCACCCTGATTTCTGTGATAAATTGGGTATTCCATTTATGGTTGACATTTTAGATGTTGCAGCTGAAAAATACCCTGTTTTAAAAGAATTATATCCAAACGATATTCCCTACGACGAAAAATCAACATTTGCACTTTATGCAAACCACAGAACAACATTTACAGGAATTACAGATAACGATAGGGCATTAACTGTTAAAAAAATAACAGAACTCTGCAGCGAAGAAAGATTTAAAGACTTTGGAAAAGAATTCAGATGCCCTGGACACGTTGCATTTTTAAGGGCTACAAAAGGACTCGTTAAAAATAGACAAGGCCACACCGAAATGACCGTTGCACTTGCAGAAATGGCTGGACTCACCCCTATTACGACCATTTGTGAAATGATGGGCGATAATGGAAAAGCAATGTCAAAAGACCTTGTTAAAAAGTACGCTGAAGAAAACGACCTTGTTAGAATCAATGGCCAAGAATTAATCGAATACTATCTCAATAAATCCTCAAAAGAATAA
- the ribC gene encoding riboflavin synthase, with protein MTVKVGIADTTFARVDMASAAIKKLNEMTSNIKIIRYTVPGMKDLPVACKKLMEEQGCEITMALGMPGGKDKDKVCAHEASQGLMMAQLMTNKHIIEVFVHEDEAKDGKELDWLAKRRAEEHAENVYYMLFKPEFLQKSAGKGLRQGFEDAGAARK; from the coding sequence ATGACAGTCAAAGTAGGCATTGCAGACACGACATTTGCACGGGTCGACATGGCATCTGCTGCAATCAAAAAACTAAACGAAATGACTTCCAATATTAAAATAATAAGATACACGGTTCCGGGAATGAAAGACCTTCCTGTTGCGTGCAAGAAATTAATGGAAGAACAAGGTTGTGAAATTACAATGGCACTTGGAATGCCTGGCGGAAAGGACAAAGACAAAGTTTGTGCCCATGAAGCGTCACAAGGTTTGATGATGGCCCAGTTAATGACCAACAAACATATTATTGAAGTTTTTGTTCATGAAGACGAAGCAAAAGATGGAAAAGAATTAGACTGGCTTGCAAAAAGAAGAGCTGAAGAACATGCTGAAAACGTATACTACATGCTTTTTAAACCGGAATTTTTGCAAAAAAGTGCGGGTAAAGGTTTAAGACAGGGCTTCGAAGATGCAGGGGCTGCAAGAAAATAA
- a CDS encoding phosphoribosylformylglycinamidine synthase subunit PurL, with product MQTINAENNEKIYRIEIDTKEKSSEAKVIEKKLSELGYSVSADVSKVYTINYDFSIADVEKIADSLHNPVTETPRINVPSNNKFDWALELGFLPGVTDNVANTTTEIINDLLKIDIGLSKVFSSKVVYLSGNLAKHDVEKIAEELINILIERYHIKTYDNYVKDCGMDYIIPKVNLTSEPKVIEISLNVSDDELIEIGKKGILDPETGERRGPLALDLDYITAIKEYYQKEGRNPTDIELEALAQTWSEHCKHTIFASQIDDIEEGIFKKYIRNATNEIREELGEKDFCISVFSDNSGGIIFDDEWMVTDKAETHNSPSALDPFGGAITGIVGVNRDTVGFGLGALPVANKYGFCVGRPEDTEIIYRGQNKSNPSLLPRRILDGIVHGVNVGGNQSGIPTPNGFVYFDDTYKGKPLVFVGTIGLIPRKLPDGRLSHEKSAENGDNIVIIGGRVGKDGIHGATFSSEAMDEGSPATAVQIGDPITQKKLSDAVIKEARDKGIYNSITDNGAGGISCSVAEMAEECGGFVVELEEVPLKYPGLEPWEIWISESQERVTLSVPDDKLEEFMDLMKIRGVEAVVIGKFNNTDRAVVNYNGKTIMDLEMDFLHNGLPKRKLITKPYSYRTEEPEITVENQLETFEKILGNHNNCSFEYISKQYDHEVQNNSVIKPLQGKGRVNGTASVIRPLLSSHKGLVMSQSLLPRLSEISCYDMAACAMDTAIRNCVAVGGNINHIAIMDNFCWCSSDEPERLYQLKDAAKSCYDYAKIYLTPLISGKDSMFNDFKGFDENNNPIKISVHPTLMMSALGVIDNVDNTNSMDLKLKDDLIYVIGETKDECGGSEFYHAFGEVGGKSPKVDAKSARRLYEKMYELSQNGIFSSCASVAAGGLVITLAKMAISGCLGLEADLSKAPNENLEFEKIMYSETQSRFIVTIAPENEKEFENLMKEFKVGKIGKVTEKEFVIKNNENIVITSSLENMDEVYRSRFEDF from the coding sequence ATGCAAACGATTAATGCTGAAAACAACGAAAAAATATACAGAATTGAGATAGATACGAAAGAAAAAAGTTCTGAAGCAAAAGTAATCGAAAAAAAGCTATCTGAACTTGGATACAGTGTATCAGCAGATGTAAGTAAGGTCTACACGATAAATTACGATTTTTCAATTGCGGATGTTGAAAAAATTGCAGATTCACTCCACAATCCAGTAACTGAAACACCAAGGATAAATGTTCCGTCAAATAATAAATTCGACTGGGCACTTGAACTTGGATTTTTACCCGGGGTTACGGATAACGTTGCAAACACGACCACTGAAATCATTAACGATCTTTTAAAAATCGATATTGGACTCAGCAAGGTATTTTCATCAAAAGTAGTATATTTAAGCGGAAATTTAGCGAAACACGACGTTGAAAAAATTGCAGAAGAACTTATCAACATTTTAATCGAGAGATACCACATAAAAACCTATGATAATTACGTTAAAGACTGCGGAATGGACTACATTATCCCAAAAGTAAATTTAACGTCTGAACCAAAAGTTATTGAAATCAGTCTAAATGTCAGCGACGATGAATTAATCGAAATCGGTAAAAAGGGAATATTGGATCCAGAAACTGGCGAAAGAAGAGGCCCTCTTGCACTCGATCTTGATTACATTACCGCAATAAAAGAATACTACCAAAAAGAAGGTAGAAATCCAACAGATATCGAATTAGAAGCACTTGCTCAGACATGGTCTGAACACTGTAAACACACTATTTTCGCTTCCCAAATCGATGATATCGAAGAAGGAATCTTTAAAAAGTACATAAGAAATGCTACAAATGAAATAAGGGAAGAACTCGGTGAAAAAGACTTCTGTATTTCAGTATTTTCTGATAACTCCGGTGGAATCATCTTTGACGATGAATGGATGGTAACTGACAAAGCAGAAACCCACAACAGCCCTTCAGCACTTGACCCATTTGGTGGTGCAATTACAGGAATCGTTGGAGTTAACAGGGATACAGTAGGATTTGGTCTTGGAGCACTTCCTGTTGCAAACAAATACGGATTCTGCGTTGGAAGGCCAGAAGATACGGAAATAATTTACAGGGGTCAGAATAAATCAAACCCATCACTTCTTCCAAGAAGAATACTCGATGGAATCGTTCATGGCGTAAATGTTGGTGGAAACCAGTCCGGAATCCCTACACCTAACGGATTTGTCTACTTTGATGATACTTACAAAGGAAAACCTCTCGTATTCGTTGGAACTATCGGTTTAATTCCAAGAAAACTTCCAGACGGAAGATTAAGCCATGAAAAATCGGCTGAAAATGGAGATAACATTGTAATTATCGGTGGAAGAGTTGGAAAAGATGGAATTCACGGTGCAACTTTCTCCTCAGAAGCAATGGACGAAGGAAGCCCTGCAACAGCAGTTCAGATTGGAGACCCAATTACTCAGAAAAAACTCTCTGATGCAGTGATCAAGGAAGCAAGAGATAAAGGAATCTACAACAGTATTACCGACAACGGTGCAGGAGGAATTTCCTGTTCAGTTGCAGAAATGGCTGAAGAATGCGGCGGTTTCGTTGTAGAACTTGAAGAAGTTCCTTTAAAATACCCTGGACTTGAACCTTGGGAAATCTGGATAAGTGAATCACAAGAAAGAGTTACACTATCCGTTCCAGACGATAAATTAGAAGAATTCATGGATTTAATGAAAATAAGAGGCGTTGAAGCTGTTGTGATTGGTAAATTTAACAATACCGATAGAGCAGTTGTAAACTACAACGGAAAGACCATAATGGATTTAGAAATGGACTTTTTGCACAATGGACTTCCAAAAAGAAAATTAATAACAAAACCATATTCCTACAGGACTGAAGAACCAGAAATTACTGTTGAAAACCAGTTGGAAACTTTTGAAAAAATACTTGGAAACCATAACAACTGTAGCTTTGAGTACATTTCAAAACAGTACGACCACGAAGTACAGAATAATTCAGTAATAAAACCACTTCAAGGAAAAGGAAGAGTAAATGGAACTGCTTCAGTTATAAGGCCTCTTTTGAGTAGCCATAAAGGGCTTGTAATGAGCCAATCGCTTCTCCCAAGATTAAGCGAAATCAGCTGCTATGATATGGCAGCATGTGCCATGGATACTGCAATTAGAAATTGTGTTGCAGTTGGCGGAAATATAAACCATATCGCGATAATGGACAATTTCTGCTGGTGCAGCTCAGATGAGCCTGAAAGACTATACCAGTTAAAAGATGCTGCAAAATCATGCTACGATTATGCGAAAATCTATCTTACCCCATTGATTTCAGGAAAAGACAGTATGTTTAACGATTTCAAAGGATTTGATGAAAATAACAACCCGATTAAAATTTCAGTGCACCCCACATTGATGATGTCGGCTCTTGGTGTAATCGATAACGTGGATAACACAAATTCAATGGATTTAAAATTGAAAGACGATTTAATTTACGTTATTGGGGAAACTAAAGACGAATGCGGTGGAAGTGAATTCTACCATGCATTTGGCGAAGTTGGTGGAAAATCTCCAAAAGTCGATGCAAAATCAGCTAGAAGATTGTACGAAAAAATGTACGAATTAAGCCAAAATGGAATATTTAGCTCATGTGCATCAGTTGCTGCTGGAGGACTTGTAATTACACTTGCAAAAATGGCAATTTCAGGTTGCCTCGGATTAGAAGCTGATTTATCAAAAGCTCCAAATGAAAATCTTGAATTTGAAAAAATCATGTATTCTGAAACACAATCAAGATTTATAGTTACTATTGCTCCTGAAAATGAAAAAGAATTTGAAAATTTAATGAAAGAATTCAAAGTCGGAAAAATCGGAAAAGTTACCGAAAAAGAATTCGTAATTAAGAATAATGAAAATATTGTGATAACTTCAAGCCTTGAAAACATGGACGAAGTGTACAGAAGTAGATTTGAGGATTTCTAG
- the purQ gene encoding phosphoribosylformylglycinamidine synthase I produces the protein MVPKVLVMSGYGINCETETAHAFQKAGAETDIVHINDLIAGKKKMADYEIIMFPGGFSYGDDTGSGNAFANKIKNNLFDDLKEFINSGKLILGICNGFQVMTNLGLFALPSTDYGERISALEANTNNRYECRWVHIKENESICVFTKGIDITHVPIAHGEGRFYCDEKTYLELKENKQIVFSYCDSEGNPANGEYPLNPNGAYYDIAGICDKTGRIFGLMPHPERSLYSISEPEYQLKKEIAKRNGDTVSEFIESNLQIFKNAVEYFNK, from the coding sequence GTGGTTCCAAAAGTACTTGTAATGTCTGGATACGGCATAAATTGTGAAACAGAAACCGCCCACGCATTCCAAAAAGCTGGTGCAGAAACGGACATTGTCCACATCAACGATTTAATCGCCGGAAAAAAGAAAATGGCAGATTATGAAATAATCATGTTTCCAGGAGGGTTCTCATATGGGGACGATACAGGATCGGGTAACGCATTTGCAAACAAAATTAAAAATAACCTATTTGACGATTTAAAAGAATTTATTAATTCTGGAAAATTGATTTTAGGAATATGTAACGGATTTCAGGTAATGACCAATTTAGGACTATTTGCACTTCCTTCCACAGATTACGGGGAAAGAATTAGCGCACTTGAAGCTAATACTAATAATAGATATGAATGCAGATGGGTGCACATTAAAGAAAACGAATCAATTTGCGTGTTTACAAAAGGAATAGACATAACACACGTTCCGATTGCCCATGGTGAAGGTAGATTCTACTGCGATGAAAAAACTTACCTTGAATTAAAAGAAAATAAGCAGATTGTATTTAGCTACTGTGATTCTGAAGGAAATCCTGCTAATGGGGAGTACCCGTTAAATCCAAACGGAGCTTACTATGATATCGCAGGAATATGTGATAAAACCGGTAGAATATTTGGTTTAATGCCTCACCCTGAAAGGTCACTTTATTCAATAAGTGAACCAGAATATCAACTTAAAAAAGAAATTGCTAAACGAAATGGAGATACAGTTTCAGAATTTATCGAAAGTAACCTCCAAATATTTAAAAACGCGGTTGAATACTTCAATAAATAA